In a genomic window of Pseudomonas putida:
- a CDS encoding carboxymuconolactone decarboxylase family protein: MPTCSCTSPTTEIDMTQIAPLTIDTADAATAATLKAVKAKLGMVPNLFATLAHAPAALNGYLGLSETLGTGRLNASQREIVALAAGQANRCQYCLSAHTLIGKGAGLSAEAIAAARTGQAANALDDAIAGFARALVEQRGVVSADAMANYRRAGLDDGLILEVIANVALNTLTNYTNHIADPTVDFPVVAV; this comes from the coding sequence ATGCCCACGTGCTCTTGCACCTCACCCACTACGGAGATAGACATGACCCAAATCGCCCCCCTGACCATCGACACCGCTGACGCCGCTACCGCTGCCACACTCAAGGCCGTCAAAGCCAAGCTTGGCATGGTGCCGAACCTGTTCGCCACGCTGGCCCACGCGCCGGCGGCGCTCAATGGCTACCTCGGCTTGTCCGAAACGCTGGGCACCGGCCGCCTGAATGCCTCCCAGCGCGAGATCGTTGCGCTCGCTGCCGGTCAAGCCAATCGCTGCCAGTATTGCCTGAGCGCACACACCCTGATCGGCAAAGGTGCCGGACTGTCGGCAGAGGCCATCGCCGCGGCCCGCACCGGCCAGGCGGCCAACGCACTTGACGATGCAATCGCCGGCTTTGCCCGCGCGCTGGTCGAGCAACGCGGCGTGGTGTCGGCCGACGCCATGGCCAACTACCGCCGCGCGGGGCTCGACGACGGCCTGATACTGGAAGTGATCGCCAACGTCGCGCTGAACACGCTCACCAACTACACCAACCACATCGCCGACCCCACGGTGGATTTCCCCGTGGTCGCCGTCTGA
- a CDS encoding helix-turn-helix transcriptional regulator, whose protein sequence is MADRLAGLLRHYSLSARVFHSGAFCGQHHYAAPHGYIHLVRRGPITARSPVHEDLLVTEPSLLFYPRVASHRFVAAPGDTAERLCAEVDLGASTGNPLAMALPSMLLIPLADLPGLGPTLELLFAEAERDQCGRQAAIDRLCELLLIQLLRYLMDGRLGATGLLAGLADPKLARAITAMHDAPQTAWSLEALAAKAGMSRARFAAAFKDAVGVTPGDYLADWRMNVSCTLLKQGRPVAVVADRVGYGSPNALARAFRVRMGCAPRDWLAQQRGDAALSGS, encoded by the coding sequence ATGGCGGATCGACTGGCCGGCTTGCTCCGGCACTACTCGCTTTCGGCGCGCGTTTTTCACAGCGGCGCCTTCTGTGGGCAGCATCATTACGCGGCGCCGCATGGCTATATCCATCTGGTGCGGCGCGGCCCGATTACGGCGCGTTCGCCCGTGCATGAAGATCTGCTGGTTACCGAGCCGAGCCTGCTGTTTTATCCGCGCGTGGCGTCGCATCGTTTTGTCGCCGCCCCCGGCGATACCGCTGAGCGGTTGTGTGCGGAGGTCGACCTGGGCGCTTCGACGGGCAATCCGTTGGCCATGGCCTTGCCGTCGATGCTGCTGATTCCGTTGGCGGACTTGCCCGGCCTCGGGCCGACGCTAGAGTTGCTGTTTGCCGAAGCCGAGCGCGACCAGTGCGGTCGGCAGGCCGCCATCGACCGCTTGTGCGAGTTGCTACTGATCCAGTTGCTGCGTTATCTGATGGATGGGCGGCTTGGCGCCACCGGACTGCTGGCGGGCCTGGCCGACCCGAAACTCGCGCGCGCCATAACCGCCATGCACGATGCGCCGCAGACCGCGTGGTCGCTCGAGGCGCTGGCGGCGAAGGCGGGCATGTCACGCGCGCGCTTCGCCGCCGCGTTCAAGGACGCGGTGGGCGTCACGCCGGGCGACTATCTGGCCGACTGGCGGATGAACGTCAGTTGCACCCTGCTCAAGCAGGGGCGGCCGGTGGCGGTGGTGGCCGACCGCGTCGGCTACGGCAGCCCGAACGCTCTGGCGCGCGCCTTCCGCGTGCGCATGGGCTGCGCCCCGCGCGACTGGCTGGCGCAGCAGCGCGGTGACGCGGCGCTCAGCGGTTCGTGA
- a CDS encoding uracil-DNA glycosylase family protein — protein MQRFERLSLVIVLGSYAMDYHLGTGKTPLTRVVEAWREHWPQAFPLPHPSPRNNRWLVRNPWFQQDVLPALQARVQAVLTANPKETP, from the coding sequence ATGCAGCGTTTCGAGCGCCTGTCGCTGGTCATCGTGCTGGGCAGCTACGCCATGGACTACCACCTCGGTACTGGCAAGACGCCGCTCACCCGGGTGGTCGAAGCCTGGCGCGAGCACTGGCCGCAAGCGTTCCCCCTGCCTCACCCTAGCCCGCGCAACAATCGCTGGCTGGTGCGCAACCCCTGGTTCCAACAAGACGTGCTGCCCGCGCTGCAAGCACGCGTCCAGGCAGTCCTCACCGCCAACCCCAAGGAAACCCCATGA
- a CDS encoding cytochrome P460 family protein: protein MKIALTGALLASALVLPLAVTAGDFSPYVDSQGGISRPTDFRTNFVHLGSYAVLDEKSASRGLHDVYTEKASAEHYRKTGKFLDGATLVKEIRKLETSAMTTGNPVVWGSDAAVWFVMVKDAKGRFASNPLWGDGWGWALFKADAPAKNVAVSYEADCMGCHVPAAKTDRVFIQGYPTLTQH from the coding sequence ATGAAAATCGCACTCACCGGCGCTCTGCTCGCCAGCGCCCTCGTCCTGCCACTGGCCGTCACGGCCGGCGACTTTTCGCCCTATGTGGACAGCCAGGGCGGCATCAGCCGCCCCACAGACTTCCGCACAAACTTCGTCCACCTGGGCTCATATGCGGTGTTGGACGAAAAATCCGCCTCTCGCGGCTTGCACGATGTGTACACCGAAAAGGCCTCGGCCGAGCACTACCGCAAGACCGGCAAGTTCTTGGACGGCGCCACGCTGGTGAAAGAGATCCGCAAGCTCGAAACCAGCGCCATGACCACTGGCAACCCTGTGGTCTGGGGTTCCGATGCGGCCGTGTGGTTCGTGATGGTCAAGGACGCCAAAGGCCGTTTCGCCAGCAACCCCTTGTGGGGCGACGGCTGGGGCTGGGCGCTGTTCAAGGCCGACGCCCCCGCCAAGAATGTCGCCGTCAGCTACGAAGCCGACTGCATGGGCTGCCATGTGCCGGCGGCCAAGACCGACCGCGTATTCATCCAGGGCTATCCGACACTGACCCAGCACTGA